In Dromaius novaehollandiae isolate bDroNov1 chromosome 3, bDroNov1.hap1, whole genome shotgun sequence, the following are encoded in one genomic region:
- the PDIA6 gene encoding protein disulfide-isomerase A6 yields the protein MGARGTSRLWWGIVSCTLFLAVNGLYSASDDVIELTPTNFNREVLQSESLWLVEFYAPWCGHCQRLTPEWKKAATALKGVVKVGAVDADKHQSLGGQYGVRGFPTIKIFGANKNKAEDYQGGRTSEAIVDAALSALQSLVKDRISGRSGGYSSGKQRRESGGGDKKDVIELTDDSFDKNVINSDDVWMVEFYAPWCGHCKNLEPEWAAAATEVKEQTKGKVKLAAVDATVNQMLAGRYGIRGFPTIKIFQKGEDPVDYDGGRTRSDIIARALDLFSDNAPPPELLEIISEDVLKSTCDAHQLCIISVLPHILDTGASGRNSYLDVMLKMAEKYKKKMWGWLWTEAGAQSDLESSLGIGGFGYPAMAAVNARKMKFALLKGSFSEQGINEFLRELSVGRGSTAPVGGGAFPKINIVEAWDGKDGELPVEDDIDLSDVDLDDWDKDEL from the exons ATGGGGGCGCGGGGCACGAGTCGCCTCTGGTGGG GCATCGTAAGCTGCACGTTGTTCCTGGCTGTTAATGGTCTATATTCGGCCAGTGATGATGTGATAGAGCTAACGCCAACAAACTTCAACAGGGAGGTCCTTCAGAGTGAGAGCTTGTGGCTTGTGGAGTTTTATGCCCCATG GTGTGGTCATTGTCAAAGACTAACCCCTGAGTGGAAGAAAGCAGCAACAGCATTAAAA GGAGTAGTGAAAGTAGGTGCAGTAGATGCTGATAAGCATCAGTCCTTGGGCGGGCAATATGGCGTCAGAGGGTTTCCAACTATCAAGATTTTTGGAGCCAACAAAAACAAAGCGGAAGATTATCAGG GTGGCAGGACAAGTGAAGCCATTGTTGATGCTGCTCTAAGTGCTCTTCAGTCCCTGGTAAAAGACCGTATTAGTGGCAGAAGTGGAGGATATAGTTCTGGGAAACAG AGACGAGAGAGCGGAGGTGGAGATAAGAAGGATGTGATTGAGCTGACTGATGACAGCTTTGATAAGAACGTCATAAATAGTGACGATGTGTGGATGGTGGAGTTCTACGCCCCGTGGTGTGGGCACTGCAAAAA tttggagCCAGAATGGGCAGCTGCTGCCACTGAAGTGAAGGAGCAAACTAAGGGAAAAGTAAAGCTGGCTGCAGTAGATGCAACAGTCAATCAGATGTTGGCAGGCCGATATGGG ATTCGTGGATTTCCCACAATCAAAATCTTTCAAAAAGGAGAAGATCCTGTTGATTATGATGGTGGAAGAACCAGGTCTGATATCATTGCTCGTGCTCTGGATCTGTTTTCTGATAATGCACCACCACCTGAGCTCCTGGAG ATCATTAGTGAAGATGTTCTGAAGAGTACCTGCGATGCTCATCAGCTCTGCATCATTTCTGTCCTGCCTCATATTCTTGACACAG GAGCCTCAGGGAGGAATTCTTACTTGGATGTCATGttaaaaatggctgaaaaatacaaaaagaaaatgtggGG ATGGCTGTGGACAGAAGCAGGTGCTCAGTCAGATCTTGAGAGCTCTTTGGGGATTGGAGGCTTTGGGTATCCAGCAATGGCAGCTGTTAATGCACGGAAGATGAAATTTGCCCTTCTGAAAGGATCTTTCAGTGAGCAGGGGATTAATGAGTTTCTCAG GGAGCTCTCTGTTGGCCGTGGCTCTACAGCACCAGTGGGTGGTGGAGCTTTCCCTAAAATTAACATAGTTGAAGCTTGGGATGGCAAAGATGGTGAG CTTCCAGTGGAAGATGATATTGATCTCAGTGATGTGGATCTTGATGACTGGGATAAAGATGAGCTGTGA